The following nucleotide sequence is from Vanrija pseudolonga chromosome 4, complete sequence.
TCGTGACGAGCTGCCCCTACAAGGGGTATGCGGACAAGTACTGGCACATCAAGGGCGACACCACCGAGGAAAAGCTCGCGTGGGCGTACTCCAACCCGCTGCATCAGGTCGAGTGGATCAAGGACTACGTTGGCTTCCTCAACGAgagcgtcgagctcgtcgttgaCGGCGGGCCGTTcaccgagggcgagccgggCTGGATCGAGTAGGCTGGTGGTGGAGACGCCGGGCTGGATCTTGAGTTGAACAGGCCGGGGGCTGCACACTGCAATAGAATACATCCATAATGTACACAACTATTAGCCCAGGAAGTTTTGCAGGTCGAACACGATCTGGTTGAAGTCGTCGGTCTGGTCGTCAGCGGCTGGACCTGGAGGGTACATCAGCCACTTACATTGGTCTCGGGCCACACGTCGATGGGGAACGGCTGGCCGACCGGCGCACCGAGGAGCTGTTGCAactgcggcgtcagcttcTTCCTGTGACACGTAGCTCACAAAGTCCGGCGAGATCCCCTCCTGCTGCACAAtctcgcccgtgtcgcccAGCGGctgcctcgacgtcgacgagatcaTGTCGACCCAGATTGGCGGCTGGGTGTCGAGGCCCGACACCATGGGCAGCATGGCGTCCGGCTGCAGGTCggcaggtggcggcggcagctcgacAGGCGGCATGGCGACAATGTTTACCTGTGGtctgccctcgccgagctcgatcAAGCGGGTTCTCCAGCCAACCAGCATGAGGTGCTCTTCTGGGTCCTTGGCTGCCGGGCCGTCTGGCTCGCCCTCGGTCGATCCACTCTCGTGGTTTGCAGCTGCgttgcgcgccgccagcgttTTGGCTTTGGCACGTTCGCGGAGGCGGAGCAGCCAGTCAAGGTtcttgcgcagctcgcggTGTGGCAGCGACGAGAGGATCGACTGGAGCAGGTTGATGACtgactcgagctcggccatggCGAGGGTCACGAGGGGTGACGTAGGGGACACGGCGCACACAGTCGCCATGCAGACTGCCGACGAGAACGCGTGCGACTGGTGGGTCAGCAATGAGGGGATACGCATCACCCACCCAGAACTGCCAATGCCTGGTGCTCAACAGAGGGAACAGCGAGTGGATACTTCTCAGCATGGCAATCATCATCTGAATGGTCAGGTTGGTGTTCCAGAGGGCATCATATGACTCACACTACTCCGCTCAATGACAGCGAGGTAGGCGTCCGCGTATGGCGAGTGCGTCGGGTCCTCGGGGAACGTGTACAGCGCGTGGACAAAGTACGGCCtcaggaggaggaagacagCTGCGCAGTAGTCGAGCGTGAGGGAGTGTTGCTGAGTACAGGTGAGCGTAATCGTCGCACTCCACCTACCTGGAATGTGAGTTTGAGGTCCTTCCGGCTGGGCTCGGGGGTAgcagcgtcggcagcgagctggGTAGTGTATCGCGAGACCATGGCGCGTGCCGTTGCTCGGCACCTCAGATTGAAgggcacctcggcctcggccttcacACTGAGGGGTTAGCCCTAGCACAAAACACGCCAACCCACATGCTCTGCCAGATCTCCACGACATGCGAGTATGGCGACGGCTGGACCTGGAGTGACTCGTCCAGCGCCCTGAGAGGTTAGCTATCGAAGGCATTGACCACCTCACCTCTTGACCAGGATCGACAGCTTGCAGCGGTGCAGCTCAAAGTAGTTGCTTGCGGGGATGTAGTAGTCGTCGGGGAACTTGGTGTCGTACTGGTTAGCAGCGATGCCTGTTCTGGGGAGGTCAGCACGGCACAGAACCTGGAACCTCACGGCCTGTCCCAGCACCGTGACTGCGAGTGTCAGCTACATGTCGCTTCCGTAGCAGACATACCAGAAACACGTCGTGGCTGAAGGCCTCCCAGAACACCTTGCGCCTGTTGTTCAGGTCTTCCTCGGACAGGTTCCAGCTCTGTCCATCGCGGTGGAGGCCCATCTGTATGGGTAAGCCAAGGTGACAACTGGTGACCCACCGAAAGGACAAGACGCATTGCCAAACCACGCATCTGCCACGCGAGGTCTGTCCCGCTGCGCATGCCCGCGTACGAGCAGTACCGCGCCATGAGCGACTGCGAGTTGTCAGATCGTCTCAAACCGCCAACTCACAGTCGTCTGCACGCCAATCAACGTTGTCAAAGTTAAGAACCGTCCGTTGACGAGACACTGGCGAGCCATGTCAAAGTAGAACTTTCCCGTCGGGTCGTCCAGTGGCAACTCGAGACTGACGAgggtgccgagcgcgagcacgatgTATACCATCGCGATACGCTGGAACGCAAGGCACGTATCGGTGAACCCCTTGGGGTCGGTGTTGAGGTTGGCGTACACGCTGTCGTAGATAACGGCAAACTCGTCACGGCTCAGCGCCGACCCGTTCCACGCCAAGTGTCTGTAGTTGCTCTCGACGAGGATCCACCCCTCGTCCTTGGacggcagctcggccaccGCCTGTGCGTACCGCCGTGTTGAGGGGACGCCGAAGatggagctcgaggatggGTCGGTGTGGAATGGATGGTTGGGCGActgcgagcgtgtcggcgacggcgggcgggtgtcTGCCACATCTCCACCGCCTTGGGgctgtgggtgtgagctaAACCGTGGACAGTGCGGATTAACTCACCTCGGAGAGCCATAGCGGCATGGCGGATCCACCGAGATATCTCGATCTCCCGCCCGAAACGACGAGCGTGCCCGAGTTCTTGACCCGGTCTCCtagctcctcgtccacctcgacgtcgtcgtgcggcgactcgagctgcacgcgccgctgctcatTACGCAGCATGTCGGCtgcttcctcgccctctgaCCGGCGAGCCTCGAAGCTCGCGCGTGCGCCAGCGGCaccgaggagcccgaggccgtcgagcgcgctcggtggcgggctgcggcgcacctcgcgccgcgagagctccttgacgagcgcctcgaggtccttgaccttgtcAAGCAGTGTCTGGCGCTCCGAGAACCTAAAGTCAGCGAGGCCATACGCGCCGGCCACTCACAGCTCCTTGATGGGGAACGACTCGCCGGGGCACATGGccgcgcacccgcgccgcacgcacgccgagcacggaACTGGGGCGGCGTTAGCAGCCGGCCCGTAGCGCCATGCATGCGACTCACTCTTCCTATCACACTTGACCTTCAAGCGCCGGCATTCTGGGAGCCCCGCGGAGGAACGTCGCGCGAATCGCCGCTGGTCAGCGACATTGTGCGACAATGTGACACCGCCCCGACTTACCGGCACAGTTCTTGCCTGGTCTGGGTGCGGGTGTGCCATTGGCTTCAtgggcctcggcggctgCGGATGACTCGCGCACGGCCGGCATGGTGTCGTATCAGCTCTCGGGGGATGTACAGCCGTAGTAAAGAGAGTGCAATGCGACTTTGCGCAGGTTGAGAACAAGGGCTTTGTGTGAGatggaggtcgagggggcgggggggggggggggggggcaagAAAGGCGCGGGGGaagggggcgggggaggagggggtgggcaCAGAAAGGACGCGATCCCCCAGTTGCCACTTCATCCTTAGTGCAAGTCACGTGACTTTGCGCTTCACCGGCTGGGCTCCGCCAAACCGGCAAACCATCATCCGGGTGGGTAGGGTGCTCGTGTGCGCTGCGCTGACCTCTTGACACTTGCAGAGACTATGGCGGAGGTGAGCAGCATGCGAAGAAGGCGCAAAGGATAAGTACATGGGTCCCGTGGGACATGAAGATACCCGGCCATGGCTTTAAGGCTTGGGCCTCCGTGGGGCAACTGGCACTCACTCGGGCCGAGGCACGCCGACTCCTCGGCACCGCTGTAGCCACACACTTGCGCTGCTGACTGACGGCGCACACACATCTAGGCATGAACGTTTATGGGGTGGACCTGTAGCACCTGTCGCTCCCCTCACAACCTTCAGAACAGATCAAGACTTGATCGTTGGATTGAACTTGGGCGCATTTGGCAGCGGGAAGCCCAGTACGCAAGGACCCAGGCCAAGCCCGAAAAGCCGGCCCACGAACAGTCACGCTACTGAGATCACCAGATCCACTCTCGTCAAGCGGGCACAGCGACAAGACACACATCAGATCCACTCCTTATATACTCTCCAGCACCGAAAGACACACGCCGTGCATCTCCCGCCCCCTCAcagccgccgcgtcgacgcgaaCTGGCCACCCGAAAAACCGGAGATACTGCGGAACCAAACACGCAATCACGGCTTCTCCTCCAAGCCCGATACCACCCCGCAGCTCACTCCGTCTACGCCGAGGCCGCAGTagctgcgcgagcggcgtaTGTCTTCTCCGGCCGGAGTAAGGATGGCGCAGTGGCGGGGCTCTGAATGGCCCCGGTAGCCCGGTCACACGAGTAGCGGTGGTGCACCCCGTCCCTGGCCGATGTGTCGGCCCCGGGCACCGTGTTGTCGGACCCTTCTACCACCAACCTTCTCCAAGCCCAAGGAGCGTCACGAAGTCTGCCCAAGCGCAGTAGACAACGTCGACGGGGCTTGGAACGCCTTGGCAGTGTAATAAGCTGTCTCTGGGCAGGGTGTGCTCGCGAGCGAGGTAGACGCCGGGatggctcggcgccgatTTGGGCTGATAACGGCGCCGAGAGATACGTGGTCCTCAGCATCACAACATCACTCATCACCGGCGCTTACTGTCTCCAACTCGGTCAACCGATAATCTAAACTAACCAGTCGCATTGTGACCCATCCAGAACGTCTAATGCGTAGCTTGAAGCTTGTTTCACCGAGATAACGGCCAAACACCATTCGCCAGAGCCATGAACTCGGATTTCTCAGGGAAGACATTCGCCGCATTGGCCCACCTCGTTCCTTGTCTACCACCACTACACACTTCACAATTCTCCTTTCCAGCTCAAGATCTCACAAGAACGAGTCTTGCCCCCATGGTGCAGGCACCACGGCGCCCCATTGAATCATGCGCAGTCGTTGCGGAGGCCCCGCCGACCGCTGAACGccgaaggcggcggcaccgagccGCGAACCTTCCTCCAGGTATAAAGCGTCTCTGTCCTCCCTCAGTCTCGAGAGTCTCCCATAGCCACACTCACAATGTCTGACATTCAGAAAGTTGACGTTGACACccacgaggaggaggtcgagggcatcGCTCCTCGCGGCTTCAAGTTCGCCGACGTGTAGGTACCTTGCATTCCAGGCGTGCTCACCTCGTCCACAGGTTCAGCCGCTCTGACCACGCCGAGTTCCACAATGAGGCTATTGCCCGTTATGGTGAGGATGGAGCCATTTCCCCCGAGCTGGAGAAGAGAGTCCGCCGCAAGATCAATAGGGTTATTCTTCCTTGGTGGGTAATTGCCTTCCACTCCGTCAATCACGCGTTAACCCTCTCAGTTTGGGCATTTGCTATGCCTTCTACTACATCGGTAGGTGATGATAGGAGGTTGACGTCTCACCTGGTACAGACAAGACTACTCTGAGCTACGCGGCCATCTTTGGTGAGCTTTGTCCATCCTCCTTGCGGACCTGAAGCTGACTCTGGCAGGAATCAACGCACCGAAGGAGAAGGATGGCCTCGGACTCCACGGGACTCAGTACGCTTGGCTCTCGTCCATCTTCTACTGGGTGAGCTATTGGTGCCATCCTAAGCTGACATGCAGGGCTGGCTCGCTTGGTCGATTCCGAGTAACCTCATCATGCAAAAGACACCGGTCACGTCTTACCTTGGTGAGCTACTGTATCTTGAATGGCGGTAGCTCACACCCAGCCTTCAACATCATGCTCTGGGGTGTCTTCCTCATGGCCCAGGCTGGTGCCCACTCCTTTGCAGCTCTCGCTGTCTTCCGCGTGCTCTCGGGTGCCTTTGAGGCGATTGCAGACCCGGCTTTCGTGGGTTCACCGAGTGGACACCgcgctgacccgccagatgCTCATCACAAGCATGTGGTACACGACCTCCGAGCAACCAGGTAGGTCTTTTGTGCTGTTTTTGGCTGACACCTGCGCAGCCGCCATCAGCTTTTGGTACACCTTCaacggcgtcggtgtcggtaTTGGCGGTCTAATCGGGTACGGTATTGGACAGATCAAGGGGTCGCTTCCATCGTGGCGCTACGAGTGAGCTGGACTATGCCCAACCAAGCTCACCCCAGATTCCTCATCGTCGGTGCTGTTTGCTCGGCGTGGTCCATCGCGCTCCTTTTCCTCGTGCCGAATAAccacgcctcggcgtggtggctCACCCGCGAAGAGCGTCTCGTGGCTGTCGCGCGTCTCCGCCACAACCAGACTGGTATCGCGAACCGCAAGTTCAAGATGGACCAGTTTATCGAGTGTATGCTTGACCCGAAGACGTGGTGCTTTTTCTTGATCGGTTTCGTGAGTAGTTGGTCCCAAGGGAAGAGACAGAGACAACTAACTCCTCAGCTCGGTGCTGTACCGAATGGCGGTAAGCCGCAAGCACGCCAACCGTAGCTGATCTCAGGCATCTCCAACTTCTCGACACTTGTGATCAAGGGCCTTGGGTGGGTTTCCCGTCGCGGAGTTTGGACTCACACAACAGCTTCGACACTCTTCACAccacgctcctcggccttccCCAAGGTGCCTTCGTCTGCGTCTGGATCATTTCTGGCGCAGTGCTGAACCACTACCTCCCTCCGAACTCGCGGACTTGGGTTTGCATGTGAGCTTTGTTCGGCCGACGAAAGTGGCTGACGACAGGCTCTACATGCTACCCACCATTGGCGGGTCGCTTGggttcctcctcgcccccaaAAACGCTTACGTGGCACGTTTGATCTGCTTCTACCTTACTGGCTCGTACCAGACGAGTTTTGTGATCAACCTATCAATTATCACGTCCAACACGGCCGGACAAACCAAGAAGATGTTGACGAGTGGGTTGTGGCACAACTGCGGCGCTAACTACCACAGACGCGCTCATCTGGTTCGGTTCCTGCGTCGGTTCCATTGCCTCTCCGTTCTTTTACAAGGCGTCTCAGGCACCCACTTACCCTCTCGGGATCGCCAGCATGCTCGCCACCAACATCCTTGAACTCTTGTGCTTTGTCTGGCTGCGGTGGTATCTGATTCGCCagaacaagaagaaggacgcggCTAGAGCTCAGGCACAGTCTGACGTTCCCCACGTCAACGCGACCACGTTCAGCGATCTGACGGATAAGCAGAATCCAAAGTGGGTCGGGTGGCAGCATCCCGAGTACGGCGAGGCAACTGACGCGGCTAGCTTCCGATACGTGTATTAGGTTTAATCTTGTCGCTATCGTTACGAAGTCCGAAAGCGCGGGCATGAAACTCGGTGACAGCACGGGTATGACGCTCGGTGCCAAGAACGTGGCGCGGAAATGCAAAGAGGCGTATCGTGTAGGTAGAGAAGTTGCTGTGAATGCCAACAATCCCTCGGCAGAGACGTGTCGTTGCGGTGTGCTAACCGCCGGCCCAAAGTCACATGACCGGTTGAGGCCATGATGGTCCGGGGTCTGATGAAACGATGGCAGAGATTGGGTCTCGCTTGAATCGCCGACAGGCTCGTCCGCAGTCAGTGGTGGGTGTGCGTGGCGGGAGCAAAGGGGTAGCCGGTCGCATCGGGGCAGCGACACAGTGGAGTGGGAGAGTGGGTGCGGCGGAGATCATGGAATGGCGATAGGTGTGAGCCAGCGAGCTATCTGGGGGTGATGCCAAGACAGCAGCCAGTGGAGTGAGATACGTGGGGGTAGCATCGAGCCCACTGGTGTTTCGAGGCACACGCTCCAAGGGCCCTATGTGGTGGTGGGTAAGGTGTTTGCTCCACGTTCCTCGTGTGGTGGAGTCGTGGCGGCTTGGTGCCTCGCGTCAAAGTGCACCGACGGCGGTTACAGCAGGCGTTTGTCGACCGTCCGTCTGGCCCTGTCGCTTGGCTGCTGCAGTCGTCGGATATCAAgtccgccgccccgcgcagAAGCCGCCGCGAGCCATCCATTGGCGTATCGCGCGGAGCAGCACCGAGTTGGTTGCCCTGGATAAACTGGGTCTCGGCGCTTAGATGGCACGACGACCCACTTTCaaactcggcgccgacgagtcTAGAGGGGGACGTTAAAAGCAGCCTGTCTGTGCACCCCTGCGCCCCCACATCCCCACGGATCCCCACACCATGACCAGCGACAAGATCACGACAAACGAAaagcagggcggcgacgtcgagatcctcggcgtcaaggagatggacgcggtcgaggtcgacgccgtgttcgGGTTCCAGGGCGAGGGGCATATCCACTACACGTCGATGGGGTGGTGCGTCGcgtggccggccggcgcgggcggcggtgggagcATGCTGACGGCCCCAGGGTCCAAGCCgccatcatcctcctcaagacgcaggtcggcctcggcgtgctcgccatgCCGTCGATGCTGCAGatggtcggcgcggtgccgGGGACGATCAGTGAGTGCCGGCGGAATAGTTACCGTTCAGGGCCGCGCTGTCCGTGCTAACCGCCGAACCCCCCAGtcatcgtcggcctcgggATCCTCACCACATGGTGCGACTACGTCGTGGGCACGTTCAAGCGCAACCACCCCGAGGTGTACTCTGTCGCCGATGCGGGCTACATCATGTTCGGCAACTTTGGCCGCGAGCTGTTCAGCGTCGCATACTGGTGCTTCACTGTCGGTGTGGCGGGCGCAGCGATGGTCGCGATTTCGATCGGGTTTAATGCGATTACCGACCACGCTACGTGTACCGTTGTCTGGGTCGTCATGGTGAGTGCATgcgagggaaggcgagggcCAGACGCAAGTGCATGGAAGGAGACAAGGCGAGGTTGTGTGGCGAAAAGGCAGTGTGGCGGAAAAGTGGCGTGGCAAACCGACGTGGCACTCGCTCACCATCCTCCTccgcaggccgccgccatctcTTGTGCCGCTGCATCGATCCAGACGCTCAACAAGATCAGTCTTATTGGATGGGCCGGGGTCGTAGGAATCTTTACAGCTGTGATCATGGTCACGATCGCGGTCGGCGTGCAGGAGcgtcccgccgccgccccgaaGACCGGGCCTTGGGAGAAGGACACCCACGCGTTCATCAACGCGCCGATCTGGGACGTCGTCAGCGTGCTCTCTACCGTCCTTTGTGAGTGGATCTGTGCGTCGCCTAGACGCTGCTCACACCACAGTCTCGTACTCTGGCACCCCGGCCTTCTTCGGCGTCATCTCGGAGATGAAGAAGCCGCAGGACTACAACAAGTCTCTCGCCGTGTGCCAGTTCCTCACGACCGGCCTTTTCACCTCCATCGGCCTGGTGGTGTACTTCAAGGCGGGGCAGTACCTCTCCACTCCGGCGCTCGGCTCAGCCGGCGTCCTGATCAAGAAGGTGTCCTACGGCATCGCCCTGCTGGGCCTGTTCGCGAGCGCGATCCTCTTCGTGCActgcgccgccaagctcatCTTCGTGCGCGTCATGCGCAACTCGCCGCACCTGACcgccttgacgccgacgcactACATCGTGTGGTTCGGCACGACGGTCACGTGTGCGACACTCGCGTTCATCCTTGCCGAGTCGATCCCGTTCTTcggctcgctcctcggcctgatCGGCGCGCTGTTCTCCACCCTCATGACGCTGCAGGCCACGGGGTGGATGTGGCTCTTCGACAACTGGCACCGCCGCACTCAGGCCAACCCCGGCTGGGGCTTCTGGCCCATGGTCGCGCTCAACGTGTTTGTGATCGTGCTGGGCTTCTTCATCCAGATCACGGGCGTGATTGCTGCTGGCATGGACATCAGGAACCAGTACCGCAAGGGTGCGGTCGACCGCCCCTTCTCGTGCAAGGACAACTCGAAGTAAGGGGATGTGAGGGGTTGTAGGTGGGGTATATTGTAGACGAGATGAAAGTAGAAGGTCTTGGTTTGGCATTGTCCGGGTGCACATTCACGCCACACACCGATGCCACACTGGCCgtgccaccaccgcccacgGTGCCGTCCTGACCCATTCCAGATCGCATTATCAATGGACAACCCCGACCCGAAAGCGTGTTTCAGCGCCTGTTCGACATCCGAATCTCCGACATAACGGGGGCTCAAGGGGATACGAggagccgaggagggcgataGCAGCTTGCTAGAGGCCCACGTGCGGAGTGGGCCACGGTGCCCACTGGGGACCGAGTCACAGGAGGCGAGGCGAATGATAGCTTCACGCCGTTAGACCCCCGTTCGGCACCGTACGCCATGTCAACCACCCATCATCCGAAAGATACCCGTGTCACTGCGTCATTGGCGCCACGCAACCCGAATCTCAGCGTGTGTAGGACACCGAGCTCTACGAGCGAGGTCACGCGGCGTCACTCGGGAGCAGGTCATCCGCACGCACCGATGCGCGCACTGGGCCCCAGGTGCCCCAGTTCATGTGATAGCGATATGCTCGTGCGCCGATATACCGGTGAACGGGTATTGTAcgcggggtgggcgtggcTTGCTGGGCGCACCTGGGCCAAGCGGGAGCCGATGCGGAGTTCCCggtggaggaggcgaggcgccACCTGCCTTGGTTGTTGGTTTCCGCGGAGATCACCCGGATGTCTGGAGCAGCAACCtcgcgtggcgtggcgctcaTGCACCGGATCCTCGCCATCCGagccctcgccgacggcgagacaaggtgcggcgccgagcgggccTCCGTGGGGCCTTGAGCGTCGATATAAGGGCTTGGAGCGCTGTTGATCCTTGGCCCCAAGTCCGAGAGCGCCGACTCGCAGTACTGAACCTCgactcgcaccaccaccctcatCATGCCGTCCGGAG
It contains:
- the SPBC460.05_1 gene encoding putative transporter, whose protein sequence is MSDIQKVDVDTHEEEVEGIAPRGFKFADVFSRSDHAEFHNEAIARYGEDGAISPELEKRVRRKINRVILPCLGICYAFYYIDKTTLSYAAIFGINAPKEKDGLGLHGTQYAWLSSIFYWGWLAWSIPSNLIMQKTPVTSYLAFNIMLWGVFLMAQAGAHSFAALAVFRVLSGAFEAIADPAFMLITSMWYTTSEQPAAISFWYTFNGVGVGIGGLIGYGIGQIKGSLPSWRYEFLIVGAVCSAWSIALLFLVPNNHASAWWLTREERLVAVARLRHNQTGIANRKFKMDQFIECMLDPKTWCFFLIGFLGAVPNGGISNFSTLVIKGLGFDTLHTTLLGLPQGAFVCVWIISGAVLNHYLPPNSRTWVCMLYMLPTIGGSLGFLLAPKNAYVARLICFYLTGSYQTSFVINLSIITSNTAGQTKKMLTNALIWFGSCVGSIASPFFYKASQAPTYPLGIASMLATNILELLCFVWLRWYLIRQNKKKDAARAQAQSDVPHVNATTFSDLTDKQNPNFRYVY
- the SPAC1F7.11c_6 gene encoding putative transcriptional regulatory protein, translated to MPAVRESSAAAEAHEANGTPAPRPGKNCAECRRLKVKCDRKIPCSACVRRGCAAMCPGESFPIKELFSERQTLLDKVKDLEALVKELSRREVRRSPPPSALDGLGLLGAAGARASFEARRSEGEEAADMLRNEQRRVQLESPHDDVEVDEELGDRVKNSGTLVVSGGRSRYLGGSAMPLWLSEPQGGGDVADTRPPSPTRSQSPNHPFHTDPSSSSIFGVPSTRRYAQAVAELPSKDEGWILVESNYRHLAWNGSALSRDEFAVIYDSVYANLNTDPKGFTDTCLAFQRIAMVYIVLALGTLVSLELPLDDPTGKFYFDMARQCLVNGRFLTLTTLIGVQTTSLMARYCSYAGMRSGTDLAWQMRGLAMRLVLSMGLHRDGQSWNLSEEDLNNRRKVFWEAFSHDVFLSRCWDRPTGIAANQYDTKFPDDYYIPASNYFELHRCKLSILVKRALDESLQVQPSPYSHVVEIWQSIVKAEAEVPFNLRCRATARAMVSRYTTQLAADAATPEPSRKDLKLTFQQHSLTLDYCAAVFLLLRPYFVHALYTFPEDPTHSPYADAYLAVIERSSMMIAMLRSIHSLFPLLSTRHWQFWSHAFSSAVCMATVCAVSPTSPLVTLAMAELESVINLLQSILSSLPHRELRKNLDWLLRLRERAKAKTLAARNAAANHESGSTEGEPDGPAAKDPEEHLMLVGWRTRLIELGEGRPQVNIVAMPPVELPPPPADLQPDAMLPMVSGLDTQPPIWVDMISSTSRQPLGDTGEIVQQEGISPDFLQQLLGAPVGQPFPIDVWPETNTDDFNQIVFDLQNFLG
- the mtr_15 gene encoding N amino acid transport system protein codes for the protein MTSDKITTNEKQGGDVEILGVKEMDAVEVDAVFGFQGEGHIHYTSMGWVQAAIILLKTQVGLGVLAMPSMLQMVGAVPGTIIIVGLGILTTWCDYVVGTFKRNHPEVYSVADAGYIMFGNFGRELFSVAYWCFTVGVAGAAMVAISIGFNAITDHATCTVVWVVMAAAISCAAASIQTLNKISLIGWAGVVGIFTAVIMVTIAVGVQERPAAAPKTGPWEKDTHAFINAPIWDVVSVLSTVLFSYSGTPAFFGVISEMKKPQDYNKSLAVCQFLTTGLFTSIGLVVYFKAGQYLSTPALGSAGVLIKKVSYGIALLGLFASAILFVHCAAKLIFVRVMRNSPHLTALTPTHYIVWFGTTVTCATLAFILAESIPFFGSLLGLIGALFSTLMTLQATGWMWLFDNWHRRTQANPGWGFWPMVALNVFVIVLGFFIQITGVIAAGMDIRNQYRKGAVDRPFSCKDNSK
- the SPAC1F7.11c_6 gene encoding putative transcriptional regulatory protein, giving the protein MPAVRESSAAAEAHEANGTPAPRPGKNCAECRRLKVKCDRKIPCSACVRRGCAAMCPGESFPIKELFSERQTLLDKVKDLEALVKELSRREVRRSPPPSALDGLGLLGAAGARASFEARRSEGEEAADMLRNEQRRVQLESPHDDVEVDEELGDRVKNSGTLVVSGGRSRYLGGSAMPLWLSEPQGGGDVADTRPPSPTRSQSPNHPFHTDPSSSSIFGVPSTRRYAQAVAELPSKDEGWILVESNYRHLAWNGSALSRDEFAVIYDSVYANLNTDPKGFTDTCLAFQRIAMVYIVLALGTLVSLELPLDDPTGKFYFDMARQCLVNGRFLTLTTLIGVQTTSLMARYCSYAGMRSGTDLAWQMRGLAMRLVLSMGLHRDGQSWNLSEEDLNNRRKVFWEAFSHDVFLVFTVLGQAVRFQVLCRADLPRTGIAANQYDTKFPDDYYIPASNYFELHRCKLSILVKRALDESLQVQPSPYSHVVEIWQSIVKAEAEVPFNLRCRATARAMVSRYTTQLAADAATPEPSRKDLKLTFQQHSLTLDYCAAVFLLLRPYFVHALYTFPEDPTHSPYADAYLAVIERSSMMIAMLRSIHSLFPLLSTRHWQFWSHAFSSAVCMATVCAVSPTSPLVTLAMAELESVINLLQSILSSLPHRELRKNLDWLLRLRERAKAKTLAARNAAANHESGSTEGEPDGPAAKDPEEHLMLVGWRTRLIELGEGRPQVNIVAMPPVELPPPPADLQPDAMLPMVSGLDTQPPIWVDMISSTSRQPLGDTGEIVQQEGISPDFLQQLLGAPVGQPFPIDVWPETNTDDFNQIVFDLQNFLG